From a region of the Rhodococcus sp. 4CII genome:
- a CDS encoding carbon-nitrogen hydrolase family protein: MVDIAVIQFAPGEDKQENLRTLRTLAAEAAGRGAKVVVAPEYAMFTAPRTDERIVESAEGLDGPFVTGLAATAKELDVHLVAGVNEQLPGDDHISNTLVAIGPGGDIAATYRKLHLYDAFGYKESDVIRAGEIGTPETFAVDGLTFGMQTCYDLRFPEVTRRIVDAGADVLLLPAQWVPGPLKEDHWSTLVRARAIENTVYVAAADQSARTGAGNSMIVDPMGVVVASLGERVGAAVAAVDADRITEVREKNPALALRRFTVTEI; encoded by the coding sequence ATGGTCGATATCGCTGTCATACAGTTCGCTCCCGGTGAGGACAAGCAGGAGAATCTGCGCACACTCCGCACTCTCGCCGCCGAGGCCGCGGGCCGGGGCGCGAAGGTCGTGGTGGCGCCCGAGTACGCCATGTTCACCGCACCGCGAACGGACGAGCGGATCGTCGAATCGGCCGAGGGCCTGGACGGGCCGTTCGTCACGGGCCTGGCCGCGACGGCGAAGGAACTCGACGTCCACCTGGTGGCCGGAGTCAACGAACAACTGCCCGGGGACGATCACATCTCCAACACCCTCGTCGCGATCGGACCGGGCGGCGACATCGCCGCCACGTACCGCAAACTCCACCTGTACGACGCGTTCGGCTACAAGGAGTCCGACGTGATCCGCGCGGGTGAGATCGGCACCCCGGAGACCTTCGCCGTCGACGGCCTCACGTTCGGCATGCAGACCTGCTACGACCTCCGGTTCCCCGAGGTCACCCGCCGCATCGTCGACGCAGGCGCCGACGTGCTGCTGCTGCCCGCACAGTGGGTGCCCGGACCGCTCAAGGAGGACCACTGGTCCACACTCGTGCGGGCCCGCGCCATCGAGAACACGGTGTACGTGGCCGCCGCCGACCAGAGCGCGCGAACGGGCGCCGGCAACAGCATGATCGTCGACCCGATGGGTGTGGTCGTCGCGTCACTCGGTGAACGGGTGGGCGCCGCGGTCGCCGCGGTGGACGCGGACCGGATCACCGAGGTGCGGGAGAAGAATCCCGCCCTCGCCCTGCGCCGATTCACCGTGACCGAGATCTGA
- a CDS encoding phosphoribosyltransferase, translating to MLYTSRADAGRRLAAALGHLRGTDLVVLGLPRGGVPVAFEIAAALSAPLDVVLVRKLGVPWQPELAMGAIGEGESRVINDDVLRIARISKTALAMVEAKERHELARRARVLRGGRPRTSLKGRTAVLVDDGMATGATAAVACQSVKKLGAARVVVAVPVAAPEAVGRLRVTADEVICPYTPADLGGVGAAYDDFHQLSDSEVTELLASL from the coding sequence ATGCTGTACACCAGTCGCGCCGACGCCGGTCGCCGACTGGCCGCCGCACTCGGCCACCTGCGCGGCACCGACCTGGTGGTGCTCGGTCTGCCACGCGGCGGAGTGCCGGTCGCCTTCGAGATCGCCGCCGCACTGTCGGCCCCCCTCGACGTCGTGCTCGTCCGCAAACTGGGTGTCCCGTGGCAGCCGGAACTCGCCATGGGCGCCATCGGCGAGGGCGAGTCCCGGGTGATCAACGACGACGTTCTCCGGATCGCGCGGATCAGCAAGACCGCGCTCGCCATGGTCGAGGCGAAGGAGCGCCACGAACTCGCACGGCGGGCCCGGGTGCTGCGGGGCGGCAGGCCGCGCACGTCTCTGAAGGGCCGTACGGCCGTTCTCGTCGACGACGGGATGGCCACGGGCGCGACCGCGGCGGTGGCCTGCCAATCGGTGAAAAAACTGGGCGCGGCGCGCGTGGTCGTCGCCGTCCCGGTTGCCGCGCCGGAGGCAGTCGGGCGCCTCCGGGTGACCGCCGACGAGGTGATCTGCCCATACACCCCAGCCGATCTCGGCGGCGTCGGCGCTGCGTACGACGATTTCCATCAACTCTCGGACAGCGAGGTCACAGAACTGCTGGCCTCCCTCTGA
- a CDS encoding heme peroxidase, whose amino-acid sequence MTVSADTIETVVTACRDRLGDPSGWVTSDAYRHSLALCIIESVQSSAGHSEVAVVDRYLAYRRAHPDQPLTDGARDLLRTFEEAGSSDQWAGKVGSYKRRYTATGVPIEARHIQQAAERLHQLRINSIDDLLEAARDEAALEQIHDAWVEVCGESSDVTWAHFLMLAGIPGVRPNRVADVFISGALGISEATDDGRADEILEATATELGVDPDQLNYAIRRWLSANSRRLEEAA is encoded by the coding sequence GTGACCGTCTCTGCCGATACCATCGAAACCGTCGTCACCGCCTGCCGCGACCGATTGGGCGACCCCTCCGGCTGGGTCACCTCCGATGCCTATCGGCACAGCCTCGCCCTCTGCATCATCGAATCGGTGCAGTCGAGCGCAGGCCACAGCGAGGTCGCCGTCGTCGACCGTTACCTGGCGTACCGGCGGGCACACCCCGATCAGCCCCTCACCGACGGTGCCCGCGACCTGCTCCGCACGTTCGAGGAGGCAGGCAGCTCGGATCAGTGGGCGGGCAAGGTCGGCTCGTACAAACGGCGGTACACCGCCACGGGGGTGCCGATCGAGGCTCGGCACATCCAGCAGGCGGCCGAGCGGCTCCACCAGCTCCGCATCAACAGCATCGACGACCTTCTGGAGGCCGCGCGCGACGAGGCCGCCCTGGAGCAGATCCACGACGCCTGGGTCGAGGTGTGTGGTGAGAGCAGCGACGTCACGTGGGCACACTTCCTGATGCTCGCCGGGATTCCCGGGGTCCGGCCGAACCGGGTCGCGGACGTCTTCATCAGCGGCGCGCTCGGCATCTCCGAGGCCACCGACGACGGTCGTGCCGACGAAATCCTGGAGGCGACCGCGACCGAGCTCGGCGTCGATCCGGATCAGCTGAACTACGCGATCCGGCGGTGGCTGTCGGCGAACTCGCGCCGCCTCGAAGAGGCCGCCTGA
- a CDS encoding long-chain fatty acid--CoA ligase, translated as MREFSVPQSFSIPEDASMADTVFRHAEEDPKFVPFKRPGDGGWVDVTAAEFAEQVSAVAKGLLASGVELGDRVAILSATRYEWVVIDYAIWTAGGCTVAIYETSAPDQAKWILEDSGTSLLVVENAKQADALKVVTEAAPDLREVLQIEGGAIEELSKRGENVTDEQLHERRHQVRASSPATLIYTSGTTGRPKGVQLTHSNFYAESAAVKLALNDAMYAGRRTLMFLPLAHVFARAISFGAFDAKVTVAHTADLTTLLDQFAAFKPHFILSVPRVFEKVYNSAKQKAYDGGKGSIFEKASATAIAFSEAQDNGGPGLGLKLKHALFDKLVYSKLRTALGGECDRAVSGGAALGARLGHFFRGIGVPVYEGYGLTETSAAVSVNTTRAQKVGTVGKPIDGHAAKIAEDGELLLKGPVVFGGYWHNEQATADSIRDGWFHTGDLGSIDEEGYVSITGRKKEIIVTAGGKNVAPAVLEDALRAHPLISQCLVVGDGKPFIGALITLDSETLPGWKERHGLAADTPVSELVKHPDLVAEIDEAVAEGNKKVSNPERIKKYRILEVDFTQETGELTPTLKLKRNVIHKEHGAAIEAIYA; from the coding sequence GTGCGTGAATTCTCGGTACCGCAGTCGTTCTCAATTCCGGAGGACGCCTCCATGGCGGACACGGTCTTCCGTCATGCCGAGGAAGACCCGAAGTTCGTGCCATTCAAACGCCCGGGTGACGGCGGCTGGGTAGACGTCACCGCCGCCGAGTTCGCGGAGCAGGTCTCCGCCGTCGCGAAGGGTCTCCTCGCGTCGGGCGTCGAACTCGGTGACCGCGTCGCGATCCTCTCGGCGACCCGCTACGAATGGGTCGTCATCGACTACGCGATCTGGACGGCAGGCGGCTGCACCGTCGCGATCTACGAGACGTCCGCGCCGGATCAGGCGAAGTGGATTCTCGAGGACTCCGGCACGTCGCTGCTGGTCGTCGAGAACGCGAAGCAGGCCGACGCACTCAAGGTCGTCACCGAGGCCGCGCCGGATCTGCGTGAGGTTCTGCAGATCGAAGGCGGCGCGATCGAGGAACTGTCGAAGCGCGGCGAGAACGTGACCGACGAGCAGTTGCACGAGCGACGTCACCAGGTGCGCGCGTCGTCGCCCGCGACCCTCATCTACACGTCCGGCACCACCGGCCGCCCGAAAGGCGTGCAGCTGACCCACTCCAACTTCTACGCCGAGTCGGCGGCCGTGAAGCTGGCGCTGAACGACGCGATGTACGCGGGCCGGCGCACCCTCATGTTCCTGCCACTCGCACACGTCTTCGCCCGCGCCATCTCGTTCGGTGCGTTCGACGCCAAGGTCACGGTCGCGCACACCGCCGACCTCACCACGCTGCTCGACCAGTTCGCCGCCTTCAAGCCGCACTTCATCCTGTCGGTGCCGCGCGTGTTCGAGAAGGTCTACAACTCCGCCAAGCAGAAGGCGTACGACGGCGGTAAGGGCAGCATCTTCGAGAAGGCGTCCGCGACCGCCATCGCGTTCAGCGAGGCGCAGGACAACGGCGGCCCCGGTCTGGGCCTCAAGCTCAAGCACGCCCTGTTCGACAAGCTCGTCTACTCGAAGCTGCGCACCGCACTCGGTGGCGAGTGCGACCGCGCCGTCTCCGGTGGTGCCGCGCTCGGCGCACGCCTCGGCCACTTCTTCCGCGGAATCGGCGTCCCGGTCTACGAGGGCTACGGCCTCACGGAGACCAGCGCCGCCGTTTCGGTGAACACCACCCGCGCCCAGAAGGTCGGCACCGTCGGGAAGCCGATCGACGGTCATGCCGCGAAGATCGCCGAGGACGGCGAGCTGCTGCTCAAGGGGCCGGTCGTGTTCGGCGGTTACTGGCACAACGAGCAGGCCACGGCGGATTCGATCCGAGACGGCTGGTTCCACACCGGCGACCTCGGCTCGATCGACGAAGAAGGCTACGTCTCGATCACCGGCCGCAAGAAGGAGATCATCGTCACCGCCGGCGGCAAGAACGTGGCGCCGGCAGTCCTCGAGGACGCTCTGCGCGCGCACCCGCTGATCAGCCAGTGCCTCGTGGTCGGCGACGGCAAGCCCTTCATCGGCGCGCTCATCACCCTCGACTCCGAGACCCTGCCGGGCTGGAAGGAACGCCACGGGCTGGCCGCCGACACCCCCGTGTCCGAGCTGGTCAAGCACCCCGATCTGGTCGCCGAGATCGACGAGGCCGTGGCCGAGGGCAACAAGAAGGTGTCCAACCCCGAGCGGATCAAGAAGTACCGGATCCTCGAGGTCGACTTCACGCAGGAGACCGGTGAGCTCACGCCGACGCTGAAGCTCAAGCGGAACGTCATTCACAAGGAGCACGGCGCCGCCATCGAGGCCATCTACGCGTAA
- a CDS encoding alpha/beta hydrolase has translation MPFFDGHSGLIHYRHWSAVGGPVAQLVFLHGMGQHTGHYHRFARGLTSAGIGVWGIDQAGHGLSEGDHPGPVAELAEDAALLTRLAGQHAPDVPLALMGHSLGAAVSLELLLRGDTGFRCAILCGMPKTAAVPQTAEALGSVGMPLLAVHGVDDRIAPIDPVRDWAAGVRGLELREFDDAGHDLLHEKVHATVTAVVRDFVLGATRP, from the coding sequence ATGCCTTTCTTCGACGGCCACTCCGGGCTGATCCACTACCGGCACTGGAGTGCGGTGGGTGGACCGGTCGCTCAGCTCGTGTTTCTTCACGGAATGGGTCAGCACACGGGTCACTATCACCGGTTCGCGCGTGGACTGACGTCCGCCGGAATCGGGGTGTGGGGTATCGACCAGGCGGGCCACGGCCTGTCGGAGGGTGACCATCCGGGGCCGGTCGCCGAGTTGGCGGAGGACGCCGCGCTTCTCACCCGGCTCGCCGGGCAGCACGCGCCGGACGTCCCGCTCGCGCTGATGGGGCACTCCCTGGGCGCCGCGGTCTCGCTGGAACTTCTCCTGCGCGGCGACACCGGTTTCCGGTGCGCGATTCTGTGCGGGATGCCGAAGACCGCCGCGGTGCCGCAGACGGCGGAGGCGCTCGGGTCGGTGGGGATGCCGCTGCTCGCGGTGCACGGTGTGGACGATCGCATCGCACCGATCGATCCCGTCCGCGACTGGGCTGCGGGGGTCCGCGGCCTCGAACTCCGGGAGTTCGACGATGCCGGACACGACCTGCTCCACGAGAAGGTCCACGCCACCGTGACGGCGGTGGTCCGCGACTTCGTCCTGGGTGCGACACGCCCGTGA
- a CDS encoding TM0106 family RecB-like putative nuclease — MFLLDDTIVYSASDLSAAATCEFALLRRLDATLGLAGADSPGTSADDDPMLQRTSSLGDAHEHRRLARFRAEFGDGVITMERPEYTRVGLFDANLATVEAIRGGADVVYQGTFFDGRFLGFCDFLVRDGDTYAVYDTKLSRHAKVPALLQLAAYAEALADNGVPTSPDVHLLLGDDSDSAHPLGDIAPVYSARRSSLERILDEHHDEGTVAEWGDPRYTACGRCDTCTPEVERHRDLLLVAGMRSTQRSRLLAAGIGTLDALAAHSGGVEGLPDRTLESLRAQAVLQLRQESTGTPEFQVYAPQALGGLPEPDDGDIFFDFEGDPLWAENGSTDWGLEYLFGVVEGPAGHAVFRPFWAHDRAEERQALVDFLDYVTARRQRHPNMHIYHYAAYEKSALLRLAGRHGVGEETVDALLRDNVLVDLYPVVRACLRIGERSYSIKKLEPLYMPERPRDGDVTNAAASVVAYADYCDHRDNGREDEARALLQGIAAYNEYDCDSTLRLRDWLIGQAETHGVLLRPPGDEPTAVTEDCTPAEAALREFAGHGPSEHRGHDQQAAALMAAAVGYHRRERKPFWWAHFDRLTVPHDELSDIRDVLVVSSAVVEENWHKSTPRQRKLRRRLELTGRFGTGSTVGPKSTMYALYDAPAPEAVAGDNPQQRGTCTVNVLEVGKDGRRRDVVIVEELLNGEEYGQLPTAITPGPPITTDRIESSIAVAADGMCSPLPDLPRCAPVDILRRSDPRTRSGNPLPPVDGTNYAGAITAALLDLDASYVAVQGPPGTGKTYTGARVIKALVEQHQWRIGVVAQSHSVIENMLGGVVKAGLPAEMVAKKDGRHRSATWTDISSQDYPGFIGQAKGRGCVIGGTAWDFANTDRVPPGSLDLLVIDEAGQFALANTIAVGGAARNLLLLGDPQQLPQVSQGTHPEPVDASALGWLAEGHGALPASRGYFLERTWRMHPDLCAPVSALSYDGKLRSQESAGAARQLGGIEPGVHTVFVDHQGNATQSPEESREVVNRITKLLGSDWTDPSEFEGTRPLDESDILVVAPYNAQVGMIERDLAAVGLGKVEVGTVDKFQGREAAVAIVSMTASAIEDVPRGMSFLLSRNRMNVAVSRGKWAAIIIRSESLTHYMPSTPEGLTELGAFMRLTGQPKHRPSPR, encoded by the coding sequence GTGTTCCTCCTCGACGACACCATCGTCTACAGCGCCAGCGACCTCTCGGCGGCCGCCACCTGCGAGTTCGCGTTGCTACGGCGGTTGGATGCCACGCTCGGGCTCGCCGGCGCCGATTCGCCGGGCACGTCGGCCGACGACGATCCCATGCTGCAGCGGACGTCGAGCCTCGGCGACGCCCATGAACATCGGCGGCTCGCGCGGTTCCGCGCAGAGTTCGGCGACGGGGTGATCACGATGGAGCGGCCCGAGTACACGCGAGTGGGCCTGTTCGACGCCAACCTGGCCACCGTGGAGGCGATTCGCGGCGGCGCCGACGTCGTGTACCAGGGCACCTTCTTCGACGGCCGCTTCCTCGGTTTCTGCGACTTCCTCGTCCGCGACGGCGACACGTACGCCGTCTACGACACCAAATTGTCGCGGCACGCGAAGGTGCCGGCACTCCTCCAGCTCGCCGCGTACGCGGAAGCCCTGGCCGACAACGGAGTTCCGACGTCACCGGACGTCCACCTCCTGCTCGGTGACGACAGCGACTCCGCACACCCGCTCGGCGACATCGCTCCCGTGTATTCGGCTCGGCGGTCGTCGCTCGAACGAATCCTCGACGAGCACCACGACGAAGGAACGGTCGCGGAGTGGGGCGACCCCCGGTACACGGCCTGCGGCCGGTGTGACACGTGCACCCCGGAGGTGGAGCGGCACCGCGACCTCCTGCTGGTGGCGGGCATGCGGTCGACCCAGCGGAGCCGGCTGCTCGCGGCCGGGATCGGGACACTCGACGCGCTCGCCGCGCATTCCGGCGGAGTCGAGGGGCTTCCCGACCGCACCCTCGAATCGCTTCGCGCCCAGGCCGTTCTGCAGTTGCGTCAGGAATCCACGGGTACTCCCGAATTCCAGGTGTACGCCCCGCAGGCGCTGGGCGGGCTGCCGGAACCGGACGACGGCGACATCTTCTTCGACTTCGAGGGAGACCCGTTGTGGGCCGAGAACGGCTCGACCGACTGGGGTCTCGAGTACCTGTTCGGGGTGGTCGAGGGTCCCGCCGGCCACGCCGTGTTCCGGCCGTTCTGGGCGCACGACCGCGCCGAGGAACGGCAGGCCCTCGTGGACTTCCTCGACTACGTGACCGCGCGTCGTCAGCGGCACCCGAACATGCACATCTACCACTACGCCGCGTACGAGAAGTCGGCGTTGCTGCGACTGGCAGGACGGCACGGCGTCGGGGAGGAGACGGTCGACGCCCTGCTGCGCGACAACGTCCTGGTCGACCTGTACCCGGTAGTGCGCGCGTGCCTGCGCATCGGCGAACGTTCGTACAGCATCAAGAAACTCGAACCGCTGTACATGCCGGAGCGACCGCGCGACGGCGACGTAACCAACGCCGCCGCGTCGGTGGTCGCGTACGCCGACTACTGCGATCACCGCGACAACGGCCGCGAAGACGAAGCACGCGCGTTGCTGCAGGGCATCGCCGCCTACAACGAGTACGACTGCGATTCGACGCTGCGACTGCGGGACTGGCTGATCGGCCAGGCGGAGACGCACGGCGTGCTCCTCCGCCCGCCCGGTGACGAACCCACCGCGGTGACCGAGGACTGCACGCCTGCGGAGGCGGCGTTGCGCGAGTTCGCCGGGCACGGTCCGAGCGAGCACCGGGGCCACGATCAGCAGGCGGCTGCCCTCATGGCGGCGGCGGTCGGCTATCACCGCCGCGAACGGAAACCGTTCTGGTGGGCGCACTTCGATCGGCTGACCGTCCCGCACGACGAGTTGTCGGACATCCGGGACGTCCTGGTGGTGTCGTCGGCGGTCGTCGAGGAGAACTGGCACAAGAGCACGCCGCGGCAGCGTAAGCTGCGCCGGCGACTCGAACTCACCGGCCGGTTCGGCACCGGGAGCACCGTGGGACCAAAGTCCACGATGTACGCGCTGTACGACGCTCCCGCCCCCGAGGCCGTCGCGGGCGACAATCCGCAGCAGCGGGGAACATGCACGGTCAACGTTCTCGAGGTCGGGAAGGACGGCCGCCGCCGCGACGTGGTGATCGTGGAGGAACTCCTGAACGGCGAGGAGTACGGGCAACTTCCGACGGCGATCACCCCGGGCCCGCCGATCACGACCGATCGCATCGAATCGTCCATCGCCGTGGCCGCGGACGGCATGTGCTCGCCGCTGCCGGACCTCCCGCGGTGCGCGCCGGTCGACATTCTCCGGCGATCCGACCCGCGCACGCGGAGCGGGAACCCGCTTCCGCCCGTCGACGGGACGAACTATGCGGGCGCGATCACCGCGGCGCTCCTCGACCTCGACGCCTCGTACGTCGCCGTGCAGGGTCCTCCCGGCACCGGCAAGACGTACACCGGGGCCCGGGTGATCAAGGCACTCGTCGAGCAACACCAGTGGCGGATCGGTGTTGTCGCGCAGTCACATTCGGTCATCGAAAACATGCTCGGCGGCGTCGTGAAAGCCGGCCTTCCCGCCGAGATGGTCGCGAAGAAGGACGGCAGGCATCGCTCCGCGACCTGGACCGACATCAGTTCCCAGGACTACCCCGGGTTCATCGGCCAGGCGAAGGGAAGGGGGTGCGTGATCGGCGGGACGGCATGGGACTTCGCGAACACCGACCGTGTTCCGCCCGGCAGCCTCGACCTCCTGGTCATCGACGAGGCCGGGCAGTTCGCGCTGGCCAACACCATCGCGGTGGGCGGCGCGGCCCGGAATCTGCTCCTTCTCGGCGATCCTCAGCAGCTCCCGCAGGTCAGCCAGGGCACCCATCCCGAACCGGTCGACGCGTCGGCACTCGGGTGGCTCGCCGAGGGACACGGGGCGCTGCCCGCGAGCCGCGGTTACTTCCTCGAACGCACATGGCGGATGCATCCGGACCTCTGTGCGCCCGTGTCGGCGCTCTCGTACGACGGCAAGCTGCGTTCACAGGAATCAGCCGGTGCCGCAAGACAACTCGGCGGCATCGAACCGGGCGTGCACACCGTCTTCGTCGATCATCAGGGCAACGCCACCCAGTCTCCCGAGGAATCGCGGGAGGTGGTCAACCGGATCACGAAGCTGCTCGGTTCCGACTGGACCGACCCCAGCGAGTTCGAGGGCACCCGCCCGCTCGACGAGTCCGACATCCTCGTGGTGGCGCCGTACAACGCGCAGGTCGGAATGATCGAACGCGACCTGGCCGCGGTGGGCCTCGGCAAGGTCGAGGTGGGGACGGTCGACAAGTTCCAGGGACGGGAGGCGGCCGTCGCCATCGTCTCGATGACGGCGTCCGCGATCGAGGACGTGCCGCGCGGCATGTCGTTCCTGCTGTCGCGCAATCGGATGAACGTGGCGGTGTCCCGCGGGAAATGGGCCGCGATCATCATCCGCTCGGAATCGCTCACGCACTACATGCCGAGCACCCCGGAGGGTCTCACCGAACTGGGCGCGTTCATGCGGCTCACCGGTCAGCCGAAGCACCGGCCTTCGCCGCGGTAG